From Cryptosporangium phraense, one genomic window encodes:
- a CDS encoding MFS transporter, with translation MSADAVPAYRVFLGIQFATAAVTGLVYTTIVVYRVDAAGLDPLQLVLVGTTLEAAYFAFQLPTGVLADLGSARTCVVAGVGVLGAGCVVEGLLPFFLGILAAQVIGALGYALVSGVLEAWIAGEVGTDGLARVYLRGSQAGLAGTLIGTAVSGFVAGVRVNLPLLVGGGALIVLAVALPLVMSERARTTVEAEPSAAETVRAAWGLIRVRPAFLLVFGVVALVGGWSEAIDRLWGAHLIENFRLPGPEDATWFSILGVAATLLGLVVTQVLAARRRETMSTLLGVVGVLLVTTIVFGLAANVGLAIGAALALAAARTAFAPVLSAWLVERTDPRVRATVLSARDMFDATGQVVGGPAIGAIGTWWSLRAALVAGSAALIPAAGLLVVARRRVRTVDTSDVEAQRA, from the coding sequence GTGTCTGCTGACGCTGTGCCGGCCTACCGGGTGTTCCTGGGGATCCAGTTCGCGACGGCCGCGGTCACCGGGCTCGTCTACACGACGATCGTCGTCTACCGGGTGGACGCGGCCGGGCTGGACCCGTTGCAGCTGGTGCTGGTCGGAACCACGCTGGAGGCCGCGTACTTCGCGTTCCAGCTGCCGACCGGGGTGCTCGCCGACCTCGGGAGCGCGCGGACCTGCGTGGTGGCCGGGGTCGGGGTGCTCGGGGCCGGGTGCGTGGTCGAGGGCCTGCTGCCGTTCTTTCTCGGGATCCTGGCCGCCCAGGTGATCGGTGCGCTGGGGTATGCGCTGGTCAGCGGGGTGCTGGAGGCCTGGATCGCCGGCGAGGTGGGGACGGACGGGCTCGCCCGGGTGTATCTGCGGGGGTCGCAGGCCGGCCTGGCCGGGACGCTGATCGGCACCGCGGTCAGCGGGTTCGTGGCCGGGGTGCGGGTGAACCTGCCGCTGCTGGTCGGGGGTGGGGCGCTGATCGTGCTGGCGGTTGCGCTGCCGCTCGTCATGTCCGAGCGGGCGCGCACGACCGTCGAGGCCGAGCCCAGCGCGGCGGAGACCGTGCGGGCGGCCTGGGGGCTGATCCGGGTGCGGCCGGCGTTCCTGCTGGTGTTCGGGGTGGTGGCGCTGGTCGGTGGGTGGAGCGAGGCGATCGATCGGCTCTGGGGCGCGCATCTGATCGAGAACTTCCGGCTCCCCGGGCCCGAGGACGCGACCTGGTTCAGCATCCTCGGCGTCGCCGCGACGCTGCTGGGGCTGGTGGTCACCCAGGTGCTGGCGGCCCGTCGCCGGGAGACGATGAGCACGCTGCTCGGGGTCGTCGGGGTGCTGCTCGTGACGACGATCGTGTTCGGGCTGGCCGCGAACGTGGGGCTGGCGATCGGGGCCGCGCTCGCGCTGGCCGCGGCGCGGACCGCGTTCGCGCCGGTGCTCAGCGCCTGGCTCGTCGAGCGCACGGACCCGAGGGTCCGGGCGACGGTCCTGTCGGCCCGGGACATGTTCGACGCGACCGGTCAGGTCGTCGGGGGCCCGGCGATCGGGGCGATCGGCACCTGGTGGTCGCTGCGCGCGGCCCTGGTCGCCGGGTCGGCCGCGCTGATCCCGGCCGCCGGGCTGCTCGTAGTGGCCCGGCGGCGGGTGCGTACCGTCGATACGTCAGACGTTGAAGCCCAGCGCGCGTAG
- the sufU gene encoding Fe-S cluster assembly sulfur transfer protein SufU has product MSGLFGDQMYQEIILDHYKHPHGKGLRDPFEAQVHHVNPTCGDEVTLRVHLTDGGVADVSYDGAGCSISQASASVLHELLVGQSVEEAFSTVDTFVELLQSRGQVEPDEDVLEDAVAFAGVAKYPARVKCALLAWMAFKDATAQAVANEGAQA; this is encoded by the coding sequence ATGAGCGGGCTCTTTGGCGATCAGATGTACCAGGAGATCATCCTGGATCATTACAAGCATCCGCACGGCAAGGGTCTGCGTGACCCGTTCGAGGCGCAGGTGCACCACGTCAACCCGACGTGCGGCGACGAAGTGACGCTGCGGGTCCACCTGACCGACGGTGGCGTCGCCGACGTCTCCTACGACGGTGCCGGGTGTTCTATCAGCCAGGCGTCGGCGTCGGTGCTGCACGAGCTGCTCGTCGGGCAGTCGGTGGAGGAGGCGTTCTCCACCGTCGACACGTTCGTCGAGCTGTTGCAGTCGCGGGGCCAGGTCGAGCCGGACGAGGACGTGCTGGAAGACGCGGTCGCGTTCGCCGGCGTCGCGAAGTACCCGGCCCGGGTGAAGTGCGCTCTGCTGGCGTGGATGGCGTTCAAGGACGCCACGGCCCAGGCCGTGGCCAACGAAGGGGCACAGGCATGA
- a CDS encoding response regulator transcription factor, with amino-acid sequence MRVVVADDSVLFREGLVRLLTEAGHEVVAQVGDADALVAAVGALGPDLAVIDVRMPPTMTDDGARAARTLREQHPELPMMLLSQHVETRHSVALVAGGGFGYLLKDRVLRVDDFLDAVRRVASGGSALDPEVVGGLLGPRGGRFGALTGRENEVLALVAEGHSNAAIAGRLQLAERTVESHMRSIFGKLAIPDTGEHHRRVLAVLAYLASRRR; translated from the coding sequence ATGCGCGTAGTGGTGGCTGACGACTCGGTGCTGTTCAGGGAGGGGCTGGTGCGGCTGCTCACCGAGGCCGGGCACGAGGTCGTCGCCCAGGTCGGGGACGCCGACGCCCTGGTGGCCGCGGTCGGTGCGCTGGGGCCGGATCTCGCGGTCATCGACGTCCGCATGCCGCCGACGATGACCGACGACGGGGCGCGGGCCGCGCGCACGCTGCGGGAGCAGCATCCGGAGCTGCCGATGATGCTGCTGTCGCAGCACGTCGAGACGCGGCACTCGGTGGCGCTGGTCGCCGGCGGCGGGTTCGGGTATCTGCTCAAGGACCGCGTGCTACGGGTCGACGACTTCCTGGACGCGGTCCGGCGGGTCGCGTCGGGGGGCTCGGCGCTCGACCCCGAGGTGGTCGGAGGGTTGCTGGGGCCGCGCGGGGGACGGTTCGGGGCGTTGACCGGGCGGGAGAACGAGGTGCTGGCGCTGGTCGCCGAGGGGCACTCGAACGCGGCCATCGCCGGGCGGCTGCAGCTGGCCGAGCGGACGGTCGAGTCGCACATGCGCAGCATCTTCGGCAAGCTGGCGATCCCCGACACCGGTGAGCACCACCGCCGGGTGCTGGCGGTGCTGGCGTACCTGGCGAGCCGCCGCCGCTAG
- a CDS encoding metal-sulfur cluster assembly factor, whose translation MTEPTAGGGAALDIAKIDDVEEAMRDVVDPELGINVVDLGLVYGIHVDDANIATLDMTLTSAACPLTDVIEDQTRAALVSGGLVEDFRVNWVWMPPWGPDKITDDGREQLRALGFNV comes from the coding sequence ATGACCGAGCCGACCGCGGGCGGCGGAGCCGCCCTCGACATCGCGAAGATCGACGACGTCGAAGAGGCCATGCGTGACGTGGTCGACCCCGAGCTCGGCATCAACGTGGTCGACCTCGGGCTGGTCTACGGGATCCACGTCGACGACGCGAACATCGCGACGCTGGACATGACGCTGACGTCGGCGGCCTGCCCGCTGACCGACGTGATCGAGGACCAGACGCGGGCCGCGCTGGTGAGCGGTGGCCTGGTGGAGGACTTCCGGGTCAACTGGGTCTGGATGCCCCCGTGGGGCCCCGACAAGATCACAGACGACGGCCGTGAGCAGCTACGCGCGCTGGGCTTCAACGTCTGA
- a CDS encoding non-heme iron oxygenase ferredoxin subunit, whose product MSYVRACAVSDVEDEGALAVEIDGESIAVVRSDGEFFAIRDECSHATVPLSEGDVEDCTIECWLHGSRFDLRSGKPTGLPATKPVPVYPVRVDGDDVLVSLTTNQEFPQ is encoded by the coding sequence ATGAGCTACGTCCGCGCCTGTGCGGTGAGCGACGTCGAGGACGAGGGCGCTCTCGCGGTCGAGATCGACGGCGAGTCGATCGCCGTGGTCCGGTCCGACGGCGAGTTCTTCGCGATCCGCGACGAGTGCTCCCACGCGACGGTTCCGCTCTCCGAGGGCGACGTCGAGGACTGCACGATCGAGTGCTGGCTGCACGGCTCCCGTTTCGATCTGCGGTCGGGCAAACCCACCGGCCTGCCGGCCACGAAGCCGGTGCCCGTCTACCCGGTCCGGGTCGACGGCGACGACGTACTCGTATCTCTCACCACGAACCAGGAGTTCCCCCAGTGA
- a CDS encoding cysteine desulfurase: MSYDVELIRKDFPLLSRRLHDEGGAEGVPVVYLDSANTSQKPQVVIDTISEHFARHNANVARAVHTLGSESTLAYEGARDTIAELIHAPSRNEIIFTKNSSEALNLVAYSLGNSAGRPDGSEFPLVGPGDEIVISEMEHHSNIVPWQLLCQRTGATLRWFRITDDGRLDLSELDTLINERTRFVSYVHQSNILGTQNPVEPIVSRARQVGALVMLDASQSVPHMPVNVADLGVDFIAFTGHKMVGPTGIGVLWGRADLLNDMPPFLGGGEMIETVSMDGSTFAEVPHRFEAGTPPIAEAIGLGAAARYLMDLGLENVQAHEHALVSYALPRLKSVPGLTIVGPDTTEARGGTISFSLGAIHPHDIGQYLDELGIAVRVGHHCARPTCVRFGVPATTRASFYLYTTEAEIDALVDGLHQVVRFFG; encoded by the coding sequence ATGAGCTACGACGTCGAGCTGATCCGGAAGGACTTCCCGCTGCTCTCGCGTCGCCTGCACGACGAGGGCGGCGCGGAGGGCGTTCCGGTCGTCTACCTCGACTCGGCGAACACGTCGCAGAAGCCGCAGGTCGTCATCGACACGATCTCCGAGCACTTCGCCCGGCACAACGCGAACGTGGCCCGGGCGGTGCACACGCTCGGCTCCGAGTCGACGCTCGCCTACGAGGGCGCCCGCGACACGATCGCCGAGCTGATCCACGCGCCGAGCCGCAACGAGATCATCTTCACGAAGAACTCGTCCGAGGCGCTGAACCTGGTCGCGTACTCGCTCGGCAACTCGGCCGGGCGTCCCGACGGCTCGGAGTTCCCGCTGGTCGGCCCGGGTGACGAGATCGTCATCTCGGAGATGGAGCACCACTCGAACATCGTGCCGTGGCAGCTGCTCTGCCAGCGCACGGGTGCGACCCTGCGGTGGTTCCGGATCACCGACGACGGCCGGCTCGACCTCTCCGAGCTCGACACGCTGATCAACGAGCGGACGCGGTTCGTCTCCTACGTCCACCAGTCGAACATCCTGGGGACGCAGAACCCGGTCGAGCCGATCGTGTCCCGGGCCCGGCAGGTCGGCGCGCTGGTGATGCTCGACGCGTCCCAGTCGGTGCCGCACATGCCGGTGAACGTGGCCGACCTGGGCGTCGACTTCATCGCGTTCACCGGGCACAAGATGGTGGGGCCGACCGGCATCGGGGTGCTCTGGGGCCGGGCCGACCTGCTCAACGACATGCCGCCGTTCCTCGGTGGCGGCGAGATGATCGAGACCGTCTCGATGGACGGGTCGACGTTCGCCGAGGTGCCGCACCGCTTCGAGGCCGGCACGCCGCCGATCGCCGAGGCCATCGGGCTCGGCGCGGCCGCGCGGTACCTGATGGATCTGGGGCTGGAGAACGTCCAGGCGCACGAGCACGCGCTGGTCTCGTACGCGTTGCCCCGGCTGAAGTCGGTTCCCGGGCTCACGATCGTCGGGCCCGACACGACCGAGGCGCGGGGCGGGACGATCTCGTTCTCGCTCGGCGCGATCCACCCGCACGACATCGGGCAGTACCTCGACGAGCTGGGCATCGCGGTCCGGGTGGGGCACCACTGTGCGCGCCCGACGTGTGTGCGGTTCGGAGTGCCGGCCACGACCCGCGCGTCTTTTTACCTGTATACGACCGAAGCGGAAATTGATGCGCTGGTCGACGGGTTGCATCAGGTCGTGAGGTTCTTCGGATGA
- a CDS encoding acVLRF1 family peptidyl-tRNA hydrolase, with amino-acid sequence MGKQPAAGGGRWVEVPPERLSRWFTGFSDRHGGLARAEPSGASGASGASGASGAAAAGAPDPADMVTVYGADGAVAECHPPFPPVVVGADPVADLIAHASRDRRVGVLLVRLGGFAAGVFEGSTLVTSKVDTRLVHGRNKAGGQSAQRFARRREKQARELAEAAAAVAARVLLPSSLDAVVLGGDRAAVDAVFEDRTLAPLRALAVERFLTVPDPRRDVLSATPYAFRATRIRVVDAA; translated from the coding sequence ATGGGGAAGCAACCGGCGGCGGGCGGAGGACGCTGGGTCGAGGTACCGCCCGAGCGCCTGTCCCGCTGGTTCACCGGGTTCTCCGACCGGCACGGCGGCCTCGCCCGCGCCGAGCCTTCTGGGGCTTCCGGGGCTTCTGGGGCTTCTGGGGCTTCTGGGGCGGCCGCGGCCGGCGCTCCGGACCCGGCCGACATGGTCACCGTGTACGGGGCCGACGGCGCGGTCGCGGAGTGCCATCCGCCGTTCCCGCCGGTGGTCGTCGGGGCCGACCCGGTGGCCGACCTGATCGCGCACGCCTCCCGCGACCGGCGGGTCGGGGTGCTGCTCGTGAGGCTCGGCGGATTCGCCGCCGGGGTGTTCGAGGGGTCGACGCTCGTGACGTCGAAGGTCGACACGAGGCTCGTGCACGGCCGCAACAAGGCCGGTGGCCAGTCGGCCCAGCGATTCGCCCGCCGGCGGGAGAAGCAGGCCCGCGAGCTCGCCGAGGCGGCCGCGGCGGTGGCCGCCCGGGTGCTGCTGCCGTCGTCGCTCGACGCCGTGGTGCTGGGTGGGGACCGGGCCGCCGTCGACGCGGTCTTCGAGGACCGCACACTCGCTCCGCTGCGCGCGCTGGCCGTCGAGCGCTTCCTCACCGTCCCCGACCCGCGCCGAGACGTCCTCTCAGCCACCCCTTATGCCTTCCGCGCCACCCGCATCCGGGTGGTCGACGCGGCCTGA
- a CDS encoding sensor histidine kinase produces the protein MVARFPVHRAVLLPVLVFALGGVLQLVYPLGDPLAVTAVTVAVLAVPVLLGVLLGIRVPGNPVGPALAWVGAAPSAAFAIEYWGASSWPAARVIGMVSPGVWVWNLAGFVALCLVFPNGLLPGRRWRRAALLTAGAGFLVNAVGAFAAVPRPTPVLAAATVIGFGSCLSALVTAVVALVTRNRRGDDVTRQQLRWLVLGAGTVPVLLAAGWVAQSLGASPALAYTGFLLAMLLAVPAAVLVAVLWYDLFDVDRLLGASVSWLLTTALSAAVFAGVVAAAGVLGADSRLGVTGAAFVTALVLQPLHRRLAESVGRLTDRDRYLLRGRLQAFVAEVRDGTASADRTEDVLRAVLNDPGLRLLLRAPGAVDVDLAGHPAEHTIPLRSGEADVGVLALGTVSARRLRRAREAVVEARLPIEVSRLQLHLRDALREVSASRQRLLTATAEERRKLERDLHDGAQQRIVAVGMRLRSLQRTLTGPAVAELDVAVESLEATIAELRRLAQGIRPSLLDDGLPVALQALVGDSPIPVELVVEDVRTSDPVATTVYYLIAEAYANALKHADAGRIRIEVTSSGDVLRVEVADDGVGGAGTDLPSVRDRIAAVGGSLAVDSPPGGGTTVTVEIACA, from the coding sequence ATGGTGGCTCGGTTCCCGGTGCACCGGGCCGTGCTGCTGCCCGTGCTGGTGTTCGCGCTAGGCGGGGTGCTGCAGCTCGTCTACCCGCTGGGCGACCCGCTGGCGGTGACCGCGGTGACCGTGGCCGTGCTCGCCGTTCCGGTCCTGCTCGGCGTGCTGCTCGGGATCCGGGTGCCGGGCAACCCGGTGGGGCCCGCGCTGGCCTGGGTCGGGGCCGCGCCCTCGGCCGCGTTCGCGATCGAGTACTGGGGCGCGTCCTCGTGGCCGGCCGCGCGGGTCATCGGGATGGTCTCGCCGGGCGTCTGGGTGTGGAACCTGGCCGGGTTCGTCGCGCTCTGCCTGGTGTTCCCGAACGGCTTGCTGCCGGGCCGGCGGTGGCGCCGGGCCGCGCTGCTCACCGCCGGGGCCGGGTTCCTCGTCAACGCCGTCGGGGCGTTCGCCGCCGTGCCCCGGCCGACCCCGGTGCTGGCCGCGGCGACCGTGATCGGCTTCGGGTCGTGCCTGTCCGCGCTGGTCACCGCGGTGGTCGCGCTGGTCACCCGCAACCGGCGCGGGGACGACGTCACCCGGCAGCAGCTGCGCTGGCTGGTGCTCGGGGCCGGCACGGTCCCGGTGCTGCTCGCCGCGGGCTGGGTCGCGCAGTCGCTCGGCGCCTCGCCGGCGCTCGCCTACACCGGCTTCCTGCTCGCGATGCTGCTCGCGGTCCCGGCCGCGGTGCTCGTCGCGGTGCTCTGGTACGACCTGTTCGACGTCGACCGGCTGCTCGGGGCGTCGGTGTCCTGGCTGCTCACGACCGCGCTGTCGGCCGCCGTGTTCGCCGGGGTGGTGGCGGCCGCCGGCGTGCTCGGCGCCGACAGCCGGCTCGGCGTCACCGGGGCCGCGTTCGTGACCGCGCTGGTGCTCCAGCCACTGCACCGGCGGCTGGCCGAGTCCGTCGGCCGGCTCACCGACCGCGACCGGTACCTGCTCCGCGGCCGGCTGCAGGCGTTCGTCGCCGAGGTCCGCGACGGCACCGCGTCCGCCGACCGGACCGAGGACGTCCTCCGCGCCGTGCTCAACGACCCCGGCCTGCGGTTGCTCCTGCGCGCGCCGGGCGCGGTCGACGTCGACCTGGCCGGGCATCCGGCCGAGCACACGATCCCGCTGCGGTCGGGCGAGGCCGACGTCGGGGTGCTGGCGCTCGGCACGGTGTCGGCCCGGCGGTTGCGCCGCGCCCGCGAGGCCGTGGTCGAGGCGCGGCTGCCGATCGAGGTCTCCCGCCTCCAACTGCACCTTCGGGACGCTCTGCGCGAGGTCAGCGCCAGCCGGCAGCGGCTGCTGACCGCGACCGCGGAGGAGCGACGCAAGCTCGAACGCGACCTGCACGACGGCGCCCAGCAGCGGATCGTCGCCGTGGGCATGCGGCTGCGGTCGCTCCAGCGGACGCTGACCGGACCGGCCGTCGCCGAGCTGGACGTGGCCGTCGAGTCGCTGGAGGCGACGATCGCCGAGCTGCGGCGGCTGGCCCAGGGAATCCGCCCGAGCCTGCTCGACGACGGGTTGCCGGTCGCACTGCAGGCGCTGGTCGGCGACAGCCCGATCCCGGTCGAGCTGGTCGTCGAGGACGTCCGCACGTCGGATCCGGTCGCGACGACCGTCTACTACCTGATCGCCGAGGCGTACGCGAACGCGCTCAAGCACGCGGACGCCGGGCGGATCCGGATCGAGGTGACGTCCTCCGGCGACGTCCTGCGGGTGGAGGTGGCCGACGACGGGGTCGGCGGCGCGGGCACCGACCTGCCGTCGGTACGCGACCGCATCGCCGCGGTCGGAGGTTCGTTGGCGGTCGACAGCCCGCCCGGTGGAGGCACGACCGTGACCGTGGAGATCGCATGCGCGTAG
- a CDS encoding neutral zinc metallopeptidase, whose amino-acid sequence MDFDDDANLDLSQVEDARGGGGGFGGGPIAIGGGALGLIVTVVLALLGYNTLGNDSSSSPAPSSTAGLAQTCATSNAQRFDHVECRQVAVFDDLRDYWGTQGTQALGAQYTDPKLRFFTQAVNTACGQASSAVGPFYCPGDQRIYIDLGFYDELAQRFGAPGEFAQAYVLAHEFGHHIQYLTGFEGEIRKLQQQNPSKENQYSIALELQADCYAGVWTKNASGGAESLVKSVSQEDVKSAIQAAGAVGDDRIQEQSGGGVNPETWTHGSAAQREKWFTTGQSSGDPKSCNTLNAA is encoded by the coding sequence ATGGACTTCGATGACGACGCCAACCTGGACCTCTCGCAGGTCGAGGATGCGCGGGGCGGTGGCGGTGGCTTCGGCGGTGGGCCGATCGCCATCGGTGGCGGTGCGCTGGGCCTGATCGTCACGGTGGTGTTAGCGCTGCTGGGCTACAACACGCTGGGCAACGACTCGTCGTCGTCACCGGCGCCGAGCAGCACCGCGGGGCTGGCTCAGACGTGCGCGACCAGCAACGCCCAGCGGTTCGACCACGTCGAGTGCCGCCAGGTCGCGGTGTTCGACGACCTCCGCGACTACTGGGGCACGCAGGGCACCCAGGCGCTCGGGGCGCAGTACACCGACCCGAAGCTGCGGTTCTTCACCCAGGCCGTGAACACCGCCTGCGGGCAGGCGTCGTCGGCCGTCGGGCCGTTCTACTGCCCCGGTGACCAGCGGATCTACATCGACCTGGGCTTCTACGACGAACTCGCGCAGCGCTTCGGGGCGCCCGGCGAGTTCGCCCAGGCGTACGTGCTGGCGCACGAGTTCGGCCACCACATCCAGTACCTGACCGGGTTCGAGGGCGAGATCCGCAAGCTCCAGCAGCAGAACCCGTCGAAGGAGAACCAGTACTCGATCGCGCTGGAGCTCCAGGCCGACTGCTACGCCGGGGTCTGGACGAAGAACGCCAGCGGCGGCGCGGAGAGCCTGGTCAAGAGCGTCTCGCAGGAGGACGTCAAGTCGGCGATCCAGGCCGCCGGGGCGGTCGGTGACGACCGGATCCAGGAGCAGTCCGGCGGCGGCGTGAACCCCGAGACCTGGACCCACGGCTCCGCGGCCCAGCGCGAGAAGTGGTTCACCACCGGTCAGTCCAGCGGCGACCCCAAGTCCTGCAACACGCTCAACGCCGCCTGA
- the sufC gene encoding Fe-S cluster assembly ATPase SufC — MSTLEIRDLHVSVNAGEDSKPILRGVDLTVKSGETHAIMGPNGSGKSTLAYSIAGHPKYTVTSGSVLLDGEDVLAMTVDERARAGLFLAMQYPVEVPGVSVSNFLRTAATAVRGEAPKLRLWVKEVKGAMEELGVDQSFAERNVNEGFSGGEKKRHEILQLELLKPKIAILDETDSGLDIDALKVVSEGVNRARGTGELGTLLITHYTRILRYIRPDFVHVFVGGRIVEEGGAELADELEESGYERFLAAGATS, encoded by the coding sequence GTGAGCACGCTCGAGATCCGCGACCTGCACGTCAGCGTCAACGCGGGCGAAGACAGCAAGCCGATCCTCCGCGGCGTCGACCTCACCGTGAAGTCGGGGGAGACGCACGCGATCATGGGGCCGAACGGCTCCGGCAAGTCCACGCTGGCCTACTCCATCGCCGGCCACCCGAAGTACACGGTCACCAGCGGCAGCGTCCTGCTCGACGGCGAGGACGTCCTCGCGATGACCGTCGACGAGCGGGCCCGGGCCGGCCTGTTCCTGGCCATGCAGTACCCGGTCGAGGTGCCCGGCGTCTCGGTCTCGAACTTCCTGCGCACCGCGGCGACCGCGGTCCGCGGCGAGGCGCCGAAGCTGCGCCTGTGGGTCAAGGAAGTCAAGGGCGCGATGGAGGAGCTGGGCGTCGACCAGTCGTTCGCCGAGCGCAACGTCAACGAGGGCTTCTCCGGCGGTGAGAAGAAGCGGCACGAGATCCTCCAGCTCGAGCTGCTCAAGCCGAAGATCGCGATCCTCGACGAGACCGACTCCGGCCTCGACATCGACGCGCTGAAGGTCGTCTCCGAAGGCGTGAACCGGGCTCGCGGCACCGGGGAACTCGGCACGCTGCTGATCACCCACTACACCCGGATCCTGCGCTACATCCGGCCGGACTTCGTGCACGTGTTCGTCGGCGGTCGGATCGTCGAAGAGGGTGGCGCGGAGCTCGCCGACGAGCTGGAGGAGTCGGGCTACGAGCGCTTCCTCGCCGCGGGAGCCACCTCATGA
- a CDS encoding ABC-F family ATP-binding cassette domain-containing protein — MITVTGLELRAGARILLSDTTLRVQPGDRIGLVGRNGAGKTTTLKVLAGEGLPYAGHVDRRGEVGYLPQDPRTGDLDVTARDRVLSARGLDVLLHDMDKVQVAMAEAATDADRDKLVRRYGRLEDQFAALGGYAAESDAARICANLGLPDRVLGQPLRTLSGGQRRRVELARILFSDAETLLLDEPTNHLDADSITWLRDYLKGHKSGLIVISHDGDLLDAVVNKVWYLDANRSEIDQYNLGWKAYHQQREADERRRKRERANAEKKAGALMSQADKMRAKATKATAAQNMAKRAEKLLAGLADERQSDKVAKVRFPTPAPCGRTPLTASGLSKSYGSLEIFTDVDLAVDRGTRVVVLGLNGAGKTTLLRLLSGMEQPDTGSVEPGHGLKMGYYAQEHETLETERTVLENMRSASPDSSDGDIRRLLGAFLFSGDDVDKPAGVLSGGEKTRLALAGLVSSAANVLLLDEPTNNLDPASRIQVLDALTTYTGAVVLVTHDPGAVEALKPEKVILLPDGVEDNWSDDLMELVSLA; from the coding sequence TTGATCACCGTTACCGGGCTGGAGCTGCGCGCGGGTGCGCGCATCCTGCTCTCCGACACCACGCTGCGCGTCCAGCCGGGCGACCGGATCGGCCTGGTCGGCCGCAACGGCGCCGGCAAGACGACGACGCTCAAGGTGCTGGCCGGCGAGGGCCTGCCGTACGCCGGTCACGTCGACCGCCGCGGTGAGGTGGGCTACCTCCCGCAGGACCCGCGCACCGGCGACCTCGACGTGACCGCCCGCGACCGCGTGCTCTCGGCCCGCGGCCTCGACGTCCTGCTCCACGACATGGACAAGGTGCAGGTGGCGATGGCCGAGGCGGCCACCGACGCCGACCGCGACAAGCTCGTCCGTCGTTACGGCCGCCTGGAAGACCAGTTCGCCGCGCTCGGCGGCTATGCCGCCGAGAGCGACGCGGCGCGCATCTGCGCGAACCTCGGCCTGCCCGATCGCGTCCTCGGTCAGCCGCTCCGGACGCTGTCCGGCGGACAGCGCCGCCGCGTCGAGCTCGCCCGCATCCTTTTTTCGGACGCCGAGACGCTGCTCCTCGACGAGCCGACGAACCACCTCGATGCCGACTCGATCACCTGGCTGCGCGACTACCTCAAGGGCCACAAGAGCGGGCTGATCGTCATCTCGCACGACGGCGACCTGCTCGACGCCGTCGTCAACAAGGTCTGGTACCTGGACGCGAACCGCTCCGAGATCGACCAGTACAACCTGGGCTGGAAGGCCTACCACCAGCAGCGGGAGGCCGACGAGCGGCGTCGCAAGCGCGAGCGCGCGAACGCCGAGAAGAAGGCCGGCGCGCTGATGTCGCAGGCCGACAAGATGCGGGCCAAGGCCACCAAGGCCACCGCGGCCCAGAACATGGCCAAGCGGGCCGAGAAGCTGCTGGCCGGGCTGGCCGACGAGCGGCAGTCGGACAAGGTCGCCAAGGTGCGGTTCCCGACTCCGGCGCCCTGCGGGCGCACCCCGCTGACCGCGTCCGGCCTGTCGAAGAGCTACGGCTCGCTGGAGATCTTCACCGACGTCGACCTGGCCGTCGACCGGGGGACGCGGGTCGTGGTCCTCGGGCTCAACGGCGCGGGCAAGACGACGCTGCTGCGGCTGCTGAGCGGCATGGAGCAGCCCGACACCGGTTCGGTGGAGCCCGGACACGGGCTGAAGATGGGCTACTACGCCCAGGAGCACGAGACGCTCGAGACGGAGCGCACGGTGCTGGAGAACATGCGGTCGGCGTCGCCCGACAGCTCCGACGGCGACATCCGCCGCCTGCTCGGCGCGTTCCTGTTCTCCGGGGACGACGTCGACAAGCCGGCCGGGGTGCTCTCGGGCGGCGAGAAGACGCGGCTGGCGTTGGCCGGGCTGGTGAGCTCGGCGGCGAACGTCCTGCTGCTCGACGAGCCGACGAACAACCTCGACCCGGCCAGCCGGATCCAGGTGCTGGACGCGCTGACGACGTACACCGGGGCGGTCGTGCTGGTGACGCACGACCCCGGGGCGGTCGAGGCGCTGAAGCCGGAGAAGGTGATCCTGTTGCCCGACGGGGTCGAGGACAACTGGTCGGACGATCTGATGGAGCTCGTCTCGCTGGCCTGA